From Vanrija pseudolonga chromosome 1, complete sequence, a single genomic window includes:
- the PERMA_0079 gene encoding putative transcriptional regulatory protein: MSGPSTRACLRALASAASGTSAAGTSRLPLPRPAFARALATSAPAASGHNRWSKIRHRKGAADAARGQHWSRLMTAVHMALRPPASHDPGQNPRLAFALQRAKDGGVPKANVEQAFERARKALDGTGQSIVYEAIGPGGQSAFMVECLTDSPARTVSRVKEILHKNGGRVSAVSFLFERKGLVRVQPLPGASFDALFETAVEGGAEDVREAEVDEEGKDEPVWEVRTAPTDLGALTDLLTSPPHDASYALVSSELAFLPLDPLPVDETDDHFEAAARIAQLLEDDADVVKVWTNIE, encoded by the exons atgAGCGGGCCAAGCACAAGAGCGTGTCTGCGTGCGCtagcgagcgcagcgagcggcacAAGCGCGGCAGGCACCAGCAGGCTCCCGCTGCCCCGGCCGGCgttcgcgcgcgcgctggccacctcggcgccagcagcctcgGGCCACAACCGCTGGTCCAAGATCCGCCACCGTAAAGGCGCGGCCGACGCAGCGAGGGGCCAGCACTGGTCGCGGCTGATGACT GCTGTCCACAtggcgctgcggccgccTGCATCGCACGACCCCGGACAGAACCCGCGCCTCGCGTTCGCTCTCCAGCGGGCCAAGGACGGCGGGGTGCCCAAGGCGAATGTGGAGCAGGCTTTTGAGCGG GCccgcaaggcgctcgacggcacAGGCCAGTCGATCGTGTACGAGGCCATCGGGCCGGGCGGGCAGAGCGCGTTCATGGT cgagTGCTTGACTGATAGCCCGGCGCGCACCGTGTCGCGGGTCAAGGAGATCCTGCACAAGaacgg CGGCCGCGTGTCGGCCGTGAGCTTCCTGTTCGAGCGCAAGGGCCTGGTGCGGGTCCAGCCTTTGCCTGGCGCGTCGTTTGACGCGTTGTTCGAGacggccgtcgagggcggcgcggaggacgtgcgcgaggccgaggtggacgaggagggcaaggacgagcCGGTGTGGGAG GTCCGCACCGCCccgaccgacctcggcgccctcaccgacctcctgacctcgccgccgcacgacGCGTCGTACGCGCTCGTGTCGTCTGAACTCGCGTTCCTCCCGCTCGACCCTCTGCccgtcgacgagacggacgacCACTTcgaggctgctgcgcgcATTGCCCAGCTGCTtgaagacgacgccgacgtggtCAAGGTATGGACCAACATCGAGTAG